A part of Campylobacter ureolyticus ACS-301-V-Sch3b genomic DNA contains:
- the rplV gene encoding 50S ribosomal protein L22 has translation MSKSIIKFVRISPTKTRLIAKQIQGMNAEFALATLEFTPNRGAKYIANAISSAVANGGYEPEEVIVSSCRVDAGPVLKRFRPRARGSASKIRKPTSHIMVEVSKLQKKEA, from the coding sequence ATTATTAAATTTGTTCGTATTTCTCCGACAAAGACTAGACTTATAGCAAAACAAATTCAAGGTATGAATGCAGAATTTGCTCTTGCAACATTGGAATTTACACCAAATCGTGGCGCAAAATATATCGCTAATGCTATATCAAGTGCTGTTGCAAATGGTGGATATGAGCCAGAAGAAGTTATAGTTAGTTCATGCAGAGTAGATGCAGGTCCTGTTCTAAAAAGATTTAGACCTAGAGCAAGAGGATCAGCTAGCAAGATTAGAAAACCTACTTCTCATATAATGGTAGAAGTTTCAAAATTACAAAAGAAGGAAGCGTAA